The Borreliella andersonii genome has a segment encoding these proteins:
- the hflC gene encoding protease modulator HflC — protein sequence MKFIINFLLSALKILTFTVIVCLAILSIFQPIYILKENEISITTRLGKIQRTENLAGLKYKIPLIENVQIFPKIILRWDGEPQRIPTGGEEKQLIWIDTTARWKIADINKFYTTIKTMSRAYIRIDAAIEPAVRGVIAKYPLLEIIRSSNDPIQRLSNGILTPQETKINGIYKITKGRKIIEKEIIHIANNNTKDIGIEIVDVLIRKVTYDPSLIESVNNRMISERQQIAEEQRSIGLAEKTEILGSIEKEKLKILSEAKATAAKIKAEGDREAAKIYSNAYGKNIEFYKFWQALESYKAVLKDKRKIFSTDMDFFKYLHKRN from the coding sequence ATGAAATTTATAATAAATTTTTTATTATCTGCTCTAAAGATCTTAACCTTTACAGTAATAGTTTGTTTGGCTATTTTGTCTATTTTCCAACCAATTTATATTTTGAAAGAAAATGAAATTTCAATAACCACTCGACTTGGAAAAATTCAAAGAACTGAAAATTTAGCTGGACTTAAATATAAAATCCCATTAATTGAAAATGTGCAAATATTTCCCAAAATCATTCTTAGATGGGATGGAGAGCCTCAAAGAATCCCAACAGGGGGTGAAGAAAAGCAATTAATATGGATTGATACAACTGCTAGATGGAAAATTGCAGACATAAATAAATTTTATACAACAATAAAAACAATGAGCAGAGCTTACATTAGAATTGATGCAGCAATTGAACCTGCTGTTAGAGGAGTTATTGCAAAATACCCTTTGCTTGAAATTATAAGAAGCTCAAACGATCCTATCCAGCGTTTGTCCAATGGAATACTCACCCCACAAGAAACAAAAATCAACGGTATTTATAAAATAACAAAAGGACGAAAGATAATTGAAAAAGAAATAATTCATATAGCAAACAACAATACCAAGGATATCGGAATTGAAATTGTAGACGTATTAATAAGAAAAGTTACTTATGATCCAAGCCTTATTGAATCTGTAAACAACAGAATGATTTCAGAAAGACAACAAATCGCAGAAGAACAAAGAAGCATAGGATTAGCTGAAAAAACAGAAATTCTTGGAAGCATAGAAAAAGAAAAGCTGAAAATATTAAGCGAAGCAAAAGCTACTGCTGCAAAAATAAAAGCTGAAGGAGATCGAGAAGCAGCAAAAATTTATTCAAATGCATATGGCAAAAATATTGAATTTTACAAATTTTGGCAGGCATTAGAAAGTTATAAAGCAGTATTAAAAGATAAAAGAAAAATTTTCTCAACAGATATGGATTTCTTTAAATATCTTCACAAAAGAAATTGA
- the rsmD gene encoding 16S rRNA (guanine(966)-N(2))-methyltransferase RsmD yields MFFKIVLKFLVMYVSSGKYKGKKILFPQNGHVRPVMSLVREAFFSIIFKDIVNSKFLDVFAGTGIMSVEALSRGASLAHLVEYNRKIKITLIKNFSFVEEFYKFFFQRAEDFLGKKDLFYDFIYLDPPFNYKNKINLFEIILKGKILNDKVKIIMHYPSSEDLKINTSKFSVYNLKRYGGSKLIFLRIL; encoded by the coding sequence TTGTTTTTTAAAATTGTTTTAAAATTTTTGGTTATGTATGTAAGTTCGGGTAAATATAAGGGTAAAAAAATTTTGTTTCCCCAAAATGGCCATGTTCGTCCTGTTATGTCTCTTGTTAGAGAAGCTTTTTTTTCTATTATTTTCAAGGATATTGTTAACTCAAAATTTTTGGATGTTTTTGCAGGGACTGGTATAATGTCTGTTGAAGCTCTTAGCAGGGGGGCTAGTCTTGCTCATCTTGTTGAATACAATAGAAAGATTAAAATTACATTAATTAAGAATTTTAGTTTTGTTGAGGAGTTTTATAAATTCTTTTTTCAAAGAGCAGAGGATTTTTTGGGTAAAAAAGATCTTTTTTATGATTTTATTTATCTTGATCCCCCTTTTAATTATAAAAATAAGATTAATTTGTTTGAGATTATTTTAAAGGGTAAAATTTTAAATGATAAAGTTAAGATCATTATGCATTATCCTTCTAGTGAGGATTTAAAGATAAATACATCAAAATTTTCAGTTTATAATTTAAAAAGGTATGGGGGATCAAAACTTATTTTTTTGAGAATATTATAG
- a CDS encoding UTP--glucose-1-phosphate uridylyltransferase, which translates to MKGIILAAGYGTRFLPITKTIPKEMLPILNKPAIDYIIQEFIDSGINDILLISSRRKKVLEDYFDREIELENVFLKENKKDELEKIRNKKINISFIRQKEMLGTGNALLYAKPWINREPVMVAYPDDLYIGNPPLSLQLIKLYEKTGKNIISIIENPENINRYGVIELYKDKIHVKNIVEKPKIGSEPSNKASIGRFLYNYEFFEHLEEGFKLHQTGEYYHIYALKKLMDQKKVLYKNIEGKRIDIGTLEGYLEAIINSAKKDKNLMEIIKKGINEND; encoded by the coding sequence ATGAAAGGCATTATTCTAGCGGCTGGGTATGGAACAAGATTTTTACCAATCACAAAAACAATCCCAAAAGAAATGTTGCCAATTTTAAACAAACCAGCCATAGATTATATTATTCAAGAATTTATCGATTCGGGAATAAACGACATTTTATTAATAAGTTCAAGACGAAAAAAAGTTCTTGAAGATTATTTTGACAGGGAAATTGAACTTGAAAATGTTTTTTTAAAAGAAAATAAAAAAGATGAATTAGAAAAGATTAGAAACAAAAAAATCAACATAAGCTTCATAAGGCAAAAAGAAATGCTAGGCACAGGAAATGCCTTACTTTATGCAAAACCCTGGATAAATAGAGAGCCTGTAATGGTAGCTTACCCTGACGATCTTTACATTGGAAATCCACCATTGAGCCTACAATTAATCAAACTTTATGAAAAAACTGGAAAGAATATAATATCTATTATTGAAAATCCAGAAAATATAAATAGATATGGAGTAATAGAACTCTACAAGGACAAAATTCATGTAAAAAACATCGTTGAAAAACCAAAAATTGGAAGTGAGCCTAGCAATAAAGCATCTATTGGAAGATTTTTGTACAATTATGAATTTTTTGAACATTTAGAAGAAGGATTTAAACTGCATCAAACAGGTGAATACTATCACATTTATGCTTTAAAAAAGCTAATGGATCAAAAAAAAGTATTGTATAAAAATATTGAAGGAAAAAGAATTGACATAGGAACACTTGAAGGTTATCTGGAAGCAATAATAAATTCTGCCAAAAAAGATAAAAATTTAATGGAAATCATAAAAAAAGGAATAAATGAAAACGATTAA
- a CDS encoding BB_0208 family protein, with product MKTIKKNSEFYDSLATLKMYINKYIEEKVLKYSISSQLYKLDKPEIIELIKISNDYEKEKNVFNTSLEEFYYKKTHNEIIKKWILEIVRIKNFSQIGKEANLNTKKLGTTYKLKSSNFLKLIEIQNNPYYSQEKKDIYKQIILNFSSNINIDNLEQTIDILIAVRNKNKIQILNILNRNLQYQPENKKVFKSSLTNKENRLIKLKRMLILTYWPVGCLSKNIFIKVLVKHYKYLEEEILALKYNEILNYLRALKTLSLNEIFYKGSSKNINFNYFFSDFTQYTPKDFQDTLKCYLYVIEKTITKKYLTWFFKDKISNNWESFIDAIEYIEKHKLINIKEKIKEIITAKFQTEDFFISFDKTNFNPYESPIFKEKYIKSAFLEIIMYYVKKNSQNIETYGWIAFYIYADKKDKKIFYQHIKEFFKSKTFEIQNQIFVYFLSFYPNIEYKHFKFISDILLYLDENKITMPKKIIKIQKINPNQLDYQKSYLLIKSLKTRSRILKIILKNIRFNLIEKLEDENEKKLLPAICYLIYCENLIELKSNRKIKSNEKNNLLEFISFFKAKLKQKIHFKKELMKAKTFNLN from the coding sequence ATGAAAACGATTAAAAAGAATTCAGAATTTTATGATTCCCTTGCCACATTAAAAATGTATATAAACAAATATATAGAAGAAAAGGTTTTAAAATATAGCATTTCCTCCCAGCTTTACAAATTAGACAAACCTGAAATAATTGAGCTTATAAAAATTAGCAATGATTATGAAAAAGAAAAAAATGTATTTAATACTTCACTTGAAGAATTTTACTACAAAAAAACTCACAATGAAATAATTAAAAAATGGATATTAGAAATAGTAAGAATCAAAAATTTTAGTCAAATAGGTAAAGAAGCTAATCTCAACACCAAAAAATTGGGAACAACATATAAACTAAAATCTAGCAACTTTTTAAAACTAATTGAAATACAAAATAACCCTTATTATTCTCAAGAAAAAAAAGATATTTATAAGCAAATTATATTAAATTTTTCTAGCAACATTAACATTGATAACCTAGAACAAACAATAGATATTCTGATAGCTGTAAGAAACAAAAATAAAATTCAAATATTAAACATTTTAAATAGAAATTTACAATATCAACCGGAAAATAAAAAAGTTTTTAAATCAAGCCTAACCAATAAAGAAAATAGACTAATAAAATTAAAAAGAATGCTAATACTTACATATTGGCCGGTTGGATGTTTGAGTAAAAATATTTTTATTAAAGTTTTAGTAAAACATTACAAATACTTGGAAGAAGAAATTCTAGCACTAAAGTACAATGAAATTTTAAACTATTTACGTGCACTAAAAACCTTAAGTCTTAATGAAATTTTTTATAAAGGTTCTAGCAAAAATATTAACTTTAATTATTTTTTTAGCGATTTTACACAATACACTCCAAAGGATTTTCAAGATACATTAAAGTGTTATTTATATGTAATTGAAAAAACAATAACAAAAAAATATTTAACTTGGTTTTTCAAAGACAAAATATCTAATAATTGGGAATCTTTCATAGATGCAATTGAATATATCGAAAAACACAAATTAATCAACATAAAAGAAAAAATAAAAGAAATTATAACTGCAAAATTTCAAACAGAAGATTTTTTTATATCTTTTGACAAAACAAATTTCAACCCCTACGAAAGCCCAATCTTTAAAGAAAAATACATTAAAAGTGCATTCTTAGAAATTATTATGTATTATGTCAAAAAAAATTCTCAGAATATAGAAACTTATGGATGGATTGCATTCTATATTTATGCTGATAAAAAGGATAAAAAAATCTTTTATCAACATATAAAAGAATTTTTCAAATCTAAAACCTTTGAAATACAAAACCAAATATTTGTATATTTTCTATCTTTTTACCCAAATATTGAGTATAAGCATTTCAAATTTATATCAGACATACTACTCTACCTTGACGAAAATAAAATTACAATGCCTAAAAAAATAATAAAAATACAAAAAATAAATCCCAACCAACTAGATTACCAAAAATCATATCTTTTAATAAAATCACTAAAAACAAGATCGAGGATTTTAAAAATTATTCTCAAAAATATAAGATTTAATCTTATTGAAAAACTGGAAGATGAAAATGAGAAAAAATTATTACCTGCAATATGCTATTTAATATATTGTGAGAATCTGATAGAATTAAAAAGCAATAGAAAGATAAAATCTAATGAAAAAAATAATTTATTAGAATTTATTTCTTTTTTCAAAGCTAAATTGAAGCAAAAAATACATTTTAAAAAAGAGCTTATGAAAGCTAAAACATTTAATCTAAATTAA
- a CDS encoding tetratricopeptide repeat protein: MRIYLFLNKNCKIFILFLILIFNSKLAYSQRLIRIGKEELKNKNYIQAIETLSDAIKKYPKVQLGYYFLSIAYRENNQLTEAEGALLDGIAVGGEIDYILYYELGNIMFNRGEGYYPLAIKYYSNSIKSRPNYDSALLNRANAYVQQGKITSKEKEYQKAWDSYTMAIHDYSQFITLRSKTEKKDSILLIISYLRNEKINLEKLDKSLKGRTEHIVYAKEDKNQILKDSFKDNLETNSLIELEKLNWQEELYIDE, encoded by the coding sequence ATGAGGATTTATTTATTTTTAAATAAAAATTGCAAGATTTTTATCTTATTTTTAATTTTAATATTTAACTCAAAATTGGCATATTCTCAAAGGTTAATTAGAATTGGCAAAGAAGAGCTAAAAAACAAAAATTATATCCAAGCAATCGAAACACTAAGCGATGCTATTAAAAAATACCCAAAAGTACAACTCGGATATTACTTTTTATCAATAGCATACAGAGAAAATAACCAACTAACCGAAGCAGAAGGAGCATTGCTTGATGGAATTGCAGTAGGAGGTGAGATCGATTACATACTATACTATGAATTAGGCAACATAATGTTTAACAGAGGAGAAGGTTACTATCCTTTAGCAATAAAATATTATTCTAATTCTATTAAAAGTAGACCCAATTACGACAGTGCCCTGCTAAACAGAGCTAATGCCTACGTTCAACAGGGAAAAATAACATCCAAAGAAAAAGAATACCAAAAGGCTTGGGACTCTTATACTATGGCTATCCACGACTACTCTCAATTTATTACCCTGAGATCAAAAACAGAAAAAAAAGACAGCATTTTACTTATAATAAGTTATTTAAGGAATGAAAAAATTAATCTTGAAAAACTTGACAAAAGTTTGAAGGGACGAACCGAGCATATTGTATACGCAAAAGAAGATAAAAATCAAATACTTAAAGATAGTTTTAAGGACAACCTAGAAACAAATTCTTTAATTGAGCTAGAAAAACTTAATTGGCAAGAGGAGTTATACATAGATGAATAA
- a CDS encoding tetratricopeptide repeat protein codes for MNKKHTNFSVLLLLIFLLILSFGGFGYYVYQSKLNDKNREIMLNEVKNSVMDRNYKKAYSVAKLLKDKYPQNEDIAMLTNTLAEIANSSPFESNDLQRDSANQILDKIKDQNNPKTNVNENFDIAFNNRYIKDTTITENYSDRNNDVGIEDEDISEFKKSKIPEKITPNTNLEKEGQTIKSPNPKLSVNDQKNLFNLEKLKKNLSEKPNSENILNNSQKIENSKQNTNFSKEKNSKHILKTLENNKYSNNNNATSLKKIPSNSQKESKLSPPSQTIIGKIHRPYSYSIKKELYEILDDINTGRVTLGKNRLKELIKKGLSNKFQKVNELIESSKNKEASNLLLTLIKKDIEPNLINIPKDPYKKEIFQLNEESKKPQYLEELKSKVYSIKPIDLENAKTRQQAIKDLTEFLKNNPNDSQASKTLAQANKMQQLEDLTSRVYSIKPIDLENTKTRQQAIKDLTEFLKNNPNDSHASKTLAQAYENNGDLLKVENVYEKIIKLTNAQEDHYKLGIIRFKLKKYEHSIASFDQTIKLDPKHKKAHNNKGIALMMLNKNKKAIESFEKAIQLDKNYGTAYYQKGIAEEKIGNMQQAFESFKNAYNLDKKPNYALKAGIVSNNLGNFKQSEEYLNLFNANAKEPNEIAIYNLSIAKFENNKLEESLEIINKAIDLNPEKSEYLYLKASINLKKGNYQNAISLYNLVIEKNPENTSAHINLAKAYEKSGNKNQAISTLEKIIHKNNKLALNNLGILYKKEKNYQKAIEIFEKAIINSDIEAKYNLATTLIEINDNTRAKDLLREYTKLKPNNPEALHALGIIEYNENNNDQTLRELIKKFPNYKKIENIKKIIGI; via the coding sequence ATGAATAAAAAACATACAAATTTTTCGGTATTATTGCTTTTAATTTTCTTACTTATCTTATCATTTGGGGGCTTCGGCTACTATGTATATCAAAGCAAATTAAATGACAAAAATCGAGAAATAATGCTAAACGAGGTTAAAAATAGCGTAATGGATCGAAACTATAAAAAAGCATATTCTGTTGCAAAGCTTCTAAAAGACAAATACCCTCAAAATGAAGACATCGCAATGCTTACAAATACACTAGCAGAAATTGCCAACAGTAGTCCTTTTGAATCAAACGACTTGCAAAGAGATTCTGCGAATCAAATTTTAGACAAGATCAAAGATCAAAACAATCCAAAAACAAATGTAAACGAAAATTTTGATATAGCATTTAATAATAGATACATAAAAGACACCACAATAACAGAAAACTACTCTGACAGAAACAATGATGTGGGTATTGAAGATGAAGACATATCTGAATTTAAAAAAAGCAAAATCCCAGAAAAAATAACGCCAAATACAAACCTAGAAAAAGAAGGCCAAACAATAAAATCTCCAAATCCTAAACTAAGTGTTAATGACCAAAAAAATTTATTTAATTTAGAAAAACTAAAAAAAAATTTAAGTGAAAAACCAAATAGTGAAAATATTTTAAACAACTCTCAAAAAATAGAAAATAGCAAGCAAAACACAAACTTCTCCAAAGAAAAAAATTCAAAGCATATTTTAAAAACTCTAGAAAACAACAAATATTCAAACAATAACAATGCCACATCTTTAAAAAAAATTCCTTCAAATTCCCAAAAAGAAAGTAAACTTTCTCCGCCCAGTCAAACAATAATAGGAAAAATTCATAGGCCATATAGTTACTCAATAAAAAAAGAGCTCTATGAAATATTAGACGATATTAATACCGGGAGAGTTACACTTGGAAAAAACAGATTAAAAGAATTAATAAAAAAGGGTCTAAGCAACAAATTTCAAAAAGTGAATGAGTTGATTGAAAGCTCAAAAAATAAAGAAGCTTCAAATTTACTATTAACCTTAATAAAAAAAGATATTGAACCAAATCTAATTAATATACCAAAAGATCCTTACAAAAAAGAAATTTTTCAATTAAATGAAGAAAGCAAGAAACCTCAGTACCTGGAGGAACTTAAATCCAAAGTTTATTCAATAAAACCTATTGATCTTGAAAACGCAAAAACACGTCAACAAGCAATTAAAGATCTAACCGAATTCTTAAAAAACAATCCCAATGACTCTCAGGCCTCTAAAACCTTAGCTCAAGCTAATAAAATGCAGCAATTGGAGGACCTAACATCTAGGGTTTATTCAATAAAGCCTATTGATCTTGAAAACACAAAAACACGTCAACAAGCAATTAAAGATTTAACCGAATTCTTAAAAAACAATCCCAATGACTCCCATGCCTCTAAAACTTTAGCTCAAGCTTATGAAAACAATGGAGATTTACTAAAGGTAGAAAATGTATACGAAAAAATTATCAAACTCACAAATGCCCAAGAAGATCACTATAAACTTGGAATCATTAGATTCAAGCTTAAAAAATATGAACACTCAATAGCATCATTTGATCAAACAATAAAGCTCGATCCAAAACATAAAAAAGCGCATAATAACAAAGGAATAGCTTTAATGATGCTAAATAAAAACAAAAAAGCAATAGAATCTTTTGAGAAAGCAATACAACTTGATAAAAATTATGGCACTGCCTACTACCAAAAAGGAATAGCAGAAGAAAAAATTGGCAATATGCAACAAGCATTTGAAAGCTTTAAAAATGCCTACAATCTAGACAAAAAACCTAATTATGCATTAAAAGCCGGAATAGTATCAAATAACTTAGGCAACTTCAAACAAAGTGAAGAGTATTTAAATCTTTTTAATGCCAATGCAAAAGAACCTAACGAAATTGCTATTTACAACCTATCAATAGCAAAATTTGAAAACAATAAACTTGAAGAATCTCTTGAAATAATAAACAAAGCCATCGATTTAAATCCTGAAAAAAGTGAATATTTGTATTTAAAAGCATCTATAAATCTTAAAAAAGGAAATTACCAAAATGCCATATCACTTTACAACTTGGTAATTGAAAAAAATCCTGAAAATACTTCAGCCCATATAAACCTAGCAAAAGCATACGAAAAATCGGGAAATAAAAATCAAGCAATCTCAACTCTTGAAAAGATAATACACAAAAATAATAAATTAGCCTTAAACAATCTTGGAATACTTTACAAAAAAGAAAAAAATTATCAAAAAGCAATTGAAATTTTTGAAAAAGCAATAATCAATTCCGACATTGAAGCAAAATATAATCTTGCAACCACTCTAATTGAAATTAATGATAACACAAGAGCCAAAGACCTTCTAAGAGAATACACAAAATTAAAACCAAACAATCCAGAAGCCTTACATGCACTAGGAATAATAGAGTATAATGAGAATAACAATGATCAAACACTAAGAGAACTTATAAAAAAATTTCCAAATTACAAAAAAATTGAAAATATTAAAAAAATAATAGGAATATAA
- the mutL gene encoding DNA mismatch repair endonuclease MutL → MNKIRFLDKYLVQKIAAGESIDRPCSILRELLDNSIDSGATKIEVFLEEGGIHKILIIDNGSGISKEDLKICYLPHTTSKISSEEDLRKIETLGFRGEALSSIAICSNILITSSTTNSESYQIEIENGIEKCFKKQPAINGTIVDVTKIFHNFPARKRFLKQEPIETKMCLKVLEEKIITHPEINFEINLNQKLRKIYFKESLIDRVQNVYGNVIENNKFRVLTKEHDNIKMEIFLAPDNFSKKSKRHIKTFVNRRPIDQKDLLEAITNGHSRILSPGNFPICYLFLEINPEYIDFNVHPQKKEVRFYNLPFLFKLISDNINNFFDKNINNNHQDIIIKRQLTEDDHLIEMINQPENFNKNNIYYDISQNNNLEIEDNVNEPSKNITQSNIDIRKHISIIQNRSTLKENIENIFSDNFLEFEETPPNKNEKEEIKFNYVGQIFSEFLIVEKIDEIYFIDQHAAHEKIIYEKLRNSKKTIQKLLIPIEFTVIDMNIEEIIDSEIEEYKKMDIIISKIGPKKYQLESIPNICSQYENTLINFFQSRRSRTINSLESDLYATIACRKAVKTNDILSVEFSKFLINEFFKLEIKHCPHGRKIYYKISKFELEKKVDRA, encoded by the coding sequence ATGAACAAAATAAGATTCTTAGATAAATACTTGGTTCAAAAGATAGCAGCAGGAGAATCAATAGACAGACCATGTTCAATATTAAGGGAATTGCTAGACAATTCAATAGATTCTGGAGCTACCAAAATTGAGGTCTTTCTTGAAGAAGGGGGAATTCACAAAATCTTAATAATAGATAATGGAAGCGGAATAAGTAAAGAAGATTTAAAAATCTGCTATTTGCCACACACTACTTCAAAAATATCATCGGAAGAAGATTTAAGAAAAATAGAAACTCTAGGCTTTAGAGGAGAAGCTCTCTCTAGTATTGCAATTTGCTCCAACATTTTAATAACAAGCTCAACAACTAATAGTGAAAGCTATCAAATAGAAATAGAAAATGGAATTGAAAAATGCTTTAAAAAACAACCTGCCATAAACGGAACAATAGTAGATGTCACAAAAATATTCCACAACTTCCCAGCAAGAAAAAGATTCCTAAAACAAGAACCCATTGAAACAAAAATGTGTTTAAAAGTTTTAGAAGAAAAAATAATAACCCACCCCGAAATCAATTTTGAAATTAATTTAAATCAAAAGCTAAGAAAAATTTATTTTAAAGAATCGTTAATTGACAGGGTTCAAAATGTATATGGAAATGTAATAGAAAATAATAAATTTAGGGTCTTAACAAAAGAACATGACAATATAAAAATGGAAATATTTTTAGCACCAGATAACTTTTCTAAAAAAAGTAAACGGCATATTAAAACATTTGTCAACAGAAGGCCTATCGATCAAAAAGATCTCCTAGAAGCAATAACTAATGGACACAGCAGAATACTTTCTCCTGGCAACTTCCCAATATGTTATTTATTTCTAGAAATAAATCCTGAATATATTGACTTTAATGTACACCCCCAAAAAAAAGAAGTAAGATTTTACAATCTTCCATTTTTATTTAAACTAATATCTGACAATATTAATAATTTTTTTGATAAAAACATAAATAACAACCACCAAGACATAATAATAAAAAGACAGCTAACAGAAGATGATCATTTAATAGAAATGATCAACCAACCAGAAAACTTTAATAAAAACAACATATATTATGATATATCACAAAACAATAATTTAGAAATAGAAGATAATGTAAACGAGCCAAGCAAAAACATAACACAAAGCAATATTGATATCAGAAAACACATTTCAATCATACAAAATAGATCAACACTTAAGGAAAACATTGAAAATATTTTTTCTGACAACTTTTTAGAATTTGAAGAAACTCCACCAAATAAAAATGAAAAAGAAGAGATAAAATTTAACTATGTTGGACAAATATTTTCTGAATTTTTAATCGTTGAAAAAATAGATGAAATTTACTTCATAGACCAACATGCAGCTCACGAAAAAATAATATATGAAAAACTTAGAAATTCAAAAAAAACTATTCAAAAACTTCTAATACCAATTGAATTTACAGTGATTGATATGAACATAGAAGAAATTATAGATAGTGAAATTGAAGAATACAAAAAAATGGATATTATAATCTCTAAAATAGGTCCTAAAAAATATCAACTTGAATCTATTCCTAATATTTGCAGTCAATATGAAAATACTCTTATTAACTTTTTTCAATCAAGAAGAAGTAGAACAATCAATTCTCTTGAATCTGACTTATATGCAACTATTGCTTGTAGAAAGGCTGTTAAAACAAATGACATACTAAGCGTTGAATTTAGTAAATTTTTAATAAATGAATTTTTTAAACTAGAAATTAAACATTGTCCTCATGGACGAAAAATTTATTACAAAATATCTAAATTTGAGCTTGAAAAAAAAGTTGACAGAGCATAA
- the efp gene encoding elongation factor P, translating into MTVVKSSEIEKGSFLLIKGVPHIVLEREFSKTGRGGAIVRLKLKNLKNKFVIRETLKGADTAEAIEIYEVSAQYLYKDKDVLVFMDLETYDQISLDLKENANLQDKVPFLQESEIYPLIIFDNVVIDIKLAPKIAFEVVAVEAAVKGDTVTNAMKNITLNTGLVIKAPLFINVGDKVLVNSETKEYAERVKS; encoded by the coding sequence ATGACAGTAGTGAAATCTAGTGAGATTGAGAAAGGCTCTTTTTTGCTTATCAAAGGGGTTCCCCATATTGTTCTTGAAAGAGAATTTTCAAAAACAGGTAGGGGAGGGGCGATAGTAAGGCTAAAGCTTAAGAACTTAAAAAACAAATTTGTCATTAGAGAAACTTTAAAAGGTGCAGATACTGCAGAAGCTATTGAAATTTATGAAGTTAGTGCCCAGTATTTATACAAAGATAAAGACGTTTTGGTTTTTATGGATTTAGAGACTTATGATCAAATTAGTTTGGACTTAAAAGAAAATGCTAATTTGCAAGATAAAGTGCCTTTTTTGCAGGAGTCTGAAATCTATCCTCTTATAATTTTTGACAATGTGGTTATTGATATTAAGTTGGCTCCAAAGATTGCTTTTGAAGTTGTAGCGGTTGAGGCTGCTGTTAAAGGCGATACTGTAACAAATGCAATGAAAAATATTACTCTAAATACAGGGCTTGTGATAAAAGCTCCACTTTTTATTAACGTTGGAGATAAGGTTTTAGTTAATTCTGAAACTAAAGAGTATGCAGAGCGGGTTAAAAGTTAA
- a CDS encoding extracellular solute-binding protein, whose product MKKVITLIFMLSTSLLYNCKNQDNEKIVSIGGSTTVSPILDEMILRYNKINNNTKVTYDAQGSSVGINGLFNNIYKIAISSRDLTKEEIEQGAKETVFAYDALIFITSPEIKITNITEENLAKILNGEIQNWKQVGGPDAKINFINRDSSSGSYSSIKDLLLNKIFKTHEKAQFRQDGIVVKSNGEVIEKTSLTPHSIGYIGLGYAKNSIEKGLNILSVNSTYPTKETINSNKYTIKRNLIIVTNNKYEDKNVTQFIDFMTSSIGQDIVEEQGFLGIKT is encoded by the coding sequence ATGAAAAAAGTTATTACCTTAATTTTTATGCTATCAACAAGCTTATTATACAACTGTAAAAATCAAGACAATGAAAAAATTGTATCAATTGGGGGATCTACAACCGTAAGTCCAATACTAGACGAAATGATTTTAAGATATAATAAAATAAACAATAATACTAAAGTAACATACGACGCACAAGGAAGTAGTGTTGGCATAAACGGGTTGTTTAACAACATATATAAAATAGCAATATCATCAAGAGATTTAACAAAAGAAGAAATTGAACAAGGAGCAAAAGAAACTGTATTCGCCTATGATGCTTTAATTTTCATTACAAGCCCTGAAATAAAAATTACAAATATTACAGAAGAAAATCTAGCTAAAATACTTAATGGAGAAATTCAAAATTGGAAACAAGTGGGAGGCCCAGATGCCAAGATCAACTTTATTAATCGAGACTCCTCTTCTGGTTCTTATTCATCTATAAAAGATCTACTTCTTAATAAAATATTTAAAACTCATGAAAAAGCTCAATTTAGACAAGACGGGATAGTAGTAAAATCTAATGGAGAGGTAATTGAAAAAACTAGCCTCACTCCGCACTCAATAGGCTATATAGGTCTTGGATACGCAAAAAATTCAATAGAAAAGGGTTTAAATATTCTTTCTGTCAACAGCACATATCCTACAAAAGAAACAATAAATAGCAATAAATACACCATTAAAAGAAATTTAATAATTGTTACAAATAACAAATACGAAGATAAAAATGTAACTCAATTTATTGATTTCATGACAAGCTCAATCGGACAAGATATTGTTGAAGAACAAGGCTTTTTAGGGATAAAAACATAA